In Panthera leo isolate Ple1 chromosome F3, P.leo_Ple1_pat1.1, whole genome shotgun sequence, one genomic interval encodes:
- the DUSP12 gene encoding dual specificity protein phosphatase 12: protein MVGPLAARPLAAAMLEAQGGSHGCPRPGDSQSGASSAGQMLEVRPGLYLGGAAAAAEPDHLREAGITAVLTVDSEEPDFRSGAGIEGLRRLFVPALDKPETDLLSHLDRCVAFIGQARDEGRATLVHCHAGVSRSVAIITAFLMKTDQLTFEKAYENLQTIQPEAKMNEGFEWQLKLYQAMGYEVDTSSAVYKQYRLQKVTEKYPELQNLPQELFAVDPTTISQGLKDEVLYKCRKCRRSLFRSSSILDHNEGSGPIAFAHKRVTPSLMLTTGGQAQCTSYFIEPVQWMESALLGVMDGQLLCPKCNAKLGSFNWYGEQCSCGRWITPAFQIHKNRVDEMKTLPVLGPQTRKS from the exons ATGGTAGGGCCCCTGGCCGCTCGGCCTCTGGCCGCCGCCATGTTGGAGGCGCAGGGAGGGAGTCATGGCTGCCCGCGGCCGGGTGACAGTCAGAGCGGGGCCAGCTCCGCCGGGCAGATGCTGGAGGTGCGGCCGGGGCTGTACCTGGGTGGAGCCGCGGCCGCGGCGGAGCCGGACCACCTGAGGGAGGCGGGCATCACGGCCGTGCTGACGGTGGACTCGGAGGAGCCCGACTTCAGGTCGGGCGCCGGGATCGAGGGTCTACGGCGCCTCTTTGTGCCGGCGCTGGACAAGCCCGAAACCGACCTGCTCAGCCATCTGGACCGGTGTGTGGCCTTCATCGGCCAGGCCCGCGACGAGGGCCGCGCGACGTTGGTGCACTG TCATGCAGGAGTCAGTCGAAGTGTGGCTATAATAACTGCTTTTCTGATGAAGACTGACCAGCTTACCTTTGAAAAAGCCTATGAAAATCTCCAGACCATCCAACCAGAGGCTAA GATGAATGAGGGCTTTGAGTGGCAACTAAAATTATACCAGGCAATGGGATATGAAGTAGATACTTCGAGTGCAGTTTATAAGCAATATCGTTTACAAAAGGTTACAGAAAAGTATCCAG AATTACAGAACTTACCTCAAGAACTCTTTGCTGTCGACCCAACGACCATTTCACAAGGATTGAAAGACGAGGTTCTCTACAAATGTAGAAAGTGcag GCGATCTTTATTTCGAAGTTCTAGCATTTTGGATCATAATGAAGGAAGTGGTCCTATAGCCTTTGCCCACAAGAGAGTGACGCCATCTTTGATGCTCACCACAGGGGGTCAGGCTCAATGTACATCGTATTTCATCGAACCTGTACAGTGGATGGAATCTGCCTTGCTGGGCGTGATGGATGGACAG CTTCTTTGCCCCAAATGCAATGCCAAGTTGGGTTCTTTCAATTGGTATGGTGAACAGTGCTCCTGTGGTAGATGGATAACACCTGCTTTTCAAATACATAAGAATAGAGTGGATGAAATGAAGACGCTGCCGGTTTTGGGACCACAGACAAGAAAAAGTTGA